The region CAGACCGTTTAATCAAGCATATCAATGAGAATCCGGATTTTATCCAGCCAGTATCCAGAAAAAATGAGATGATGAACAATTTCCTGCTTCCGGGTCTTCAGGACCTTTGTGTATCCAGGACTACGTTTCAATGGGGGATTCCCGTGTCCTTTGATCCCAGGCATGTCACCTATGTCTGGCTTGACGCACTGACCAACTATATCACCGGGATCGGGTACGATTGTGACGGACAAAGCAGGGAACAGTTTTCTAAGCTCTGGCCGGCAGACCTTCACCTGATCGGGAAGGATATTATCCGCTTCCATACCATTTACTGGCCGATTTTTCTTATGGCTCTTGATATTCCCCTGCCAAAGCAGGTATTCGGCCATCCCTGGCTTTTACAGGGAGACGGCAAGATGAGCAAATCCAAAGGAAATGTCCTTTATGCAGATACTCTGGTGGATTTCTTTGGTGTGGATGCTGTCCGTTATTTTGTCCTTCATGAGATGCCGTTTGATAATGACGGAATCATCTCCTGGGAGCTTATGGTAGAACGCATGAACTCTGACCTTGCCAACATCCTCGGCAATCTGGTGAACCGCACCATTTCCATGTCAAACAAGTACTTTGAGGGCATTGTAAAGGACGGGAAAGCAGCGGAAGCCGTTGATGAGGATTTAAAGGCAGTGGTTCTGGAGGAAGTAAAAAAAGTCCAGGAAAAGATGGAGAAGCTCCGTGTAGCAGATGCCATGACATCCATTTTCAATATATTCCGAAGAAGCAACAAATATATTGATGAAACAACTCCATGGACTCTCGCCAAGGATGAAGCTTCCAAAGAGCGTCTGGAAACCGTCCTCTACAATCTGACAGAGGCCATTGCCATAGGAGCCAGCCTTCTTGATTCCTTTATGCCGGATACCTCCAAAAAGATTCTCAGCCAGCTTAATACTTCTAAGAGAGAGCTGTCCCAGATGAATGAATTCGGTCTGTATCCCTCTGGAAACAAGGTGACCGACAAGCCCGAAATCCTGTTTGCCCGTATGGATATGAAGGAAGTTATGGAGAAAGTAGAAGCCATGTTTGGGAATAAAAAGGAAGAGTCCGCCGGGTCTGCCAGGGAAGCTGCCACTGATGGGATCGATATTGAAGCAAAGGCTGAGATCGAATACGGGGATTTTGCCAAGCTGCAGTTTCAGGTAGGCGAAATCATTGCCTGTGAGGCAGTTCCAAAGTCAAAGAAGCTTCTGTGCTCCCAGGTAAGGATCGGAAGCCAGGTAAAACAAATCGTCAGCGGAATTAAAGCCCACTACTCTCCCGAAGAAATGGTTGGCAAAAAGGTGATGGTTGTGGTAAACTTAAAACCAGCAAAACTGGCTGGAGTCATGTCTGAAGGTATGCTTCTCTGCGCAGAGGATGCAGAAGGCAATCTGTCCCTTATGGTACCCGAGAAATCCATGCCGTCAGGAGCCGAAATCTGCTGACAAAAGGAACCATCAGGAGACACCTGAATGAAAACAGTGAACGGCCGGGTTAATTTCTGCAGGCAAAGATCCAGGGGCAGGAGTGGTTTCGTTCCTGCATGTGATAAACGCTGCAAGAGTCAAATACCCCGTAGGAAGCTACGGGGTATTTGACTTCAATGTACCTTTTATTAAGAAGGAGGGTTCTATGAAGGAGCCGATCAGTGCCCGTACTAGAGGATTATCAGGAAATACCTTAAAGATGATCGCCATTGTAACCATGCTCATAGACCACATCGGCGTGGCTGTCATTGAAAACGGCGTATTAAGATACCAAACCGTCAGACCGGCTTACGAAGCTTTCGGCATGCCGGGAGGAAGCATGTGGACCGTCATGGACCTGGCACTTCGGACCATGGGGAGGATTGCATTTCCCATCTTTTGTTTTCTTCTGGTTGAAGGGTTTTTCCATACCAGGGATATAAAAAAGTATGGAACCAGACTTTTTTTGTTCGCACTTATTTCCGAGATCCCCTTTGATCTGGCGCTCTTTGGCAAATGGTATTACCCTGATTATCAGAATGTATATGTTACCCTGTTTATCGGCCTTTGTGTCCTTTACTGGTATGAAAAGTTCTCAGGGGATCTGGTCAGGAGGACTTTGATATTTTTCGCCGGTTGCGTCGCGGCTGTTTTATTGAAATGTGATTATAATATCATTGGGATTGCTATGATCCTGCTGTTTTATATTTATTACGGGAATAAAAAAATGCAGACCATTTTTGCAGGAATCCTGGCCGCCTATGAAAGTCTTGGGTGCTTTGGGGCCGCTATTCTGGCTTTCATCCCCATCCGCATGTATAACGGAACAAGGGGAAAAGGAAATTTTAAATACTTTTTTTATTGGTTTTATCCCGCGCACCTGATTTTGCTCTATATCCTGCGGTTATTTATCATACAGTAAGAAAGGCATCTTCATGACTGGAAGGTAGCCTGCTTTTTAAAGGAGATTCCTATGATTTTTGATACACACGCCCATTATGATGATGAGGCATTTGATGAAGACAGAGAGGAACTGTTTGCAAGCCTTTTTGCCCATGGCATTGAGGCTGTCACCAATGTAGGCGCCAGCATGAAAACCTCCAGAAGCACCCTGGAGCTGGCTGAGAATTATCCATATATATATGGGGCCATCGGTGTTCACCCCAACGAAACCGGAGAGATGACGGAAGAAGACATGCAATGGCTGAAGGAACAGTCTTCTCATAAAAAAATCGTGGCAATCGGCGAAATCGGCCTTGACTATTACTGGGATGAGCCGGACCATGAGACCCAGAAAACATGGTTTATCCGTCAGCTTGGTCTGGCAAAGGAGGTAAAGCTTCCTGTTGTCATCCACAGCCGGGATGCGGCAAAGGACACTTTGGATATGATGAAGGCCGAGGGAGGAAAGGACATTGGCGGAGTGATCCACTGCTTTTCTTATGGAAAGGAGATCGCCAGGGAATACTTGAATATGGGGTATTATCTGGGGATCGGAGGCGTTCTCACCTTTAAGAATGCCAGAAAGCTGAAAGAGGTGGTAGAGTACATGCCCATGGAACAACTGGTTCTGGAAACAGACTGTCCTTACCTGGCTCCGGCACCCAACAGGGGAAAGCGCAATTCCTCCTTGTATCTGCCTTATGTGGTACAGGAAATCAGCACGATCAAGGGGATACCGGAAGATGCGGTCATTGAAATCACCAATCAGAATGCCAA is a window of [Clostridium] saccharolyticum WM1 DNA encoding:
- the metG gene encoding methionine--tRNA ligase, yielding MCKDSNKKPYYITTAIAYASGKPHIGNTYEAVLADAIARYKRAEGYDVFFQTGTDEHGQKIEEKAEAAGITPKEFVDRAAGEIRKIWDLMNTSYDKFIRTTDKDHEEQVQKIFKKLYEQDDIYKGYYEGLYCTPCESFFTESQLVDGKCPDCGREVKPAKEEAYFFRMSKYADRLIKHINENPDFIQPVSRKNEMMNNFLLPGLQDLCVSRTTFQWGIPVSFDPRHVTYVWLDALTNYITGIGYDCDGQSREQFSKLWPADLHLIGKDIIRFHTIYWPIFLMALDIPLPKQVFGHPWLLQGDGKMSKSKGNVLYADTLVDFFGVDAVRYFVLHEMPFDNDGIISWELMVERMNSDLANILGNLVNRTISMSNKYFEGIVKDGKAAEAVDEDLKAVVLEEVKKVQEKMEKLRVADAMTSIFNIFRRSNKYIDETTPWTLAKDEASKERLETVLYNLTEAIAIGASLLDSFMPDTSKKILSQLNTSKRELSQMNEFGLYPSGNKVTDKPEILFARMDMKEVMEKVEAMFGNKKEESAGSAREAATDGIDIEAKAEIEYGDFAKLQFQVGEIIACEAVPKSKKLLCSQVRIGSQVKQIVSGIKAHYSPEEMVGKKVMVVVNLKPAKLAGVMSEGMLLCAEDAEGNLSLMVPEKSMPSGAEIC
- a CDS encoding TraX family protein — encoded protein: MKEPISARTRGLSGNTLKMIAIVTMLIDHIGVAVIENGVLRYQTVRPAYEAFGMPGGSMWTVMDLALRTMGRIAFPIFCFLLVEGFFHTRDIKKYGTRLFLFALISEIPFDLALFGKWYYPDYQNVYVTLFIGLCVLYWYEKFSGDLVRRTLIFFAGCVAAVLLKCDYNIIGIAMILLFYIYYGNKKMQTIFAGILAAYESLGCFGAAILAFIPIRMYNGTRGKGNFKYFFYWFYPAHLILLYILRLFIIQ
- a CDS encoding TatD family hydrolase — translated: MIFDTHAHYDDEAFDEDREELFASLFAHGIEAVTNVGASMKTSRSTLELAENYPYIYGAIGVHPNETGEMTEEDMQWLKEQSSHKKIVAIGEIGLDYYWDEPDHETQKTWFIRQLGLAKEVKLPVVIHSRDAAKDTLDMMKAEGGKDIGGVIHCFSYGKEIAREYLNMGYYLGIGGVLTFKNARKLKEVVEYMPMEQLVLETDCPYLAPAPNRGKRNSSLYLPYVVQEISTIKGIPEDAVIEITNQNAKRLYNL